The following proteins are encoded in a genomic region of Arachis ipaensis cultivar K30076 chromosome B02, Araip1.1, whole genome shotgun sequence:
- the LOC110268835 gene encoding pyruvate dehydrogenase E1 component subunit alpha, mitochondrial-like, with the protein MDTYRYHGHSMSDSGSTYGTCDEISNERQERDPIERVKKLLLAHDIASEKELKGQNLFDDLAEDILGGSRLGNKFCDSSKSQVLRSSSIDKERANDVAEYQSCVTC; encoded by the exons ATGGACACCTATAGATACCACGGGCACTCTATGTCTGATTCTGGCAGCACATACGGTACATGTGACGAGATTTCCAATGAGAGACAA GAGCGTGATCCAATTGAGAGAGTGAAGAAGCTATTATTGGCTCATGACATTGCTTCTGAGAAGGAGCTGAAG GGACAAAATTTGTTTGACGACTTGGCTGAGGACATTCTCGGTGGCAGCAGACTTGGAAACAAATTCTGCGACTCTTCCAAGAGCCAAGTCCTTAGGAGTTCCTCAATAGATAAAGAGAGAGCAAACGATGTTGCTGAATATCAAAGTTGTG TTACATGTTGA